A genomic stretch from Acropora palmata chromosome 13, jaAcrPala1.3, whole genome shotgun sequence includes:
- the LOC141864522 gene encoding uncharacterized protein LOC141864522: protein MAALDAIISFLLICPLVWTGESCSNDNSEHGFALVDHGYRSFFADRLVSCYMSCSTQPACQSLNYNLADKTCEFNNDTKHFRPKYFVEKPTYVYADNPDSERPWRRLNSNPVCFGAKDNQFGAFVVEVGGHIDAVKLIHLHGQVSCDVSKGRWSNWGCSGAKNLLVFLTNSTDDILIPKLEGGAFKYKIDGYNSNSSEIIWKDFSSPIRLTSGQELRLWHSAHLMDNRESKNDGTSCSDVFALYL from the exons ATGGCAGCTTTGGATGCAATAATATCTTTCTTGTTGATCTGTCCGCTCGTGTGGACAGGTGAATCTTGCAGCAATGATAATTCAGAACACGGTTTTGCCCTTGTCGATCACGGTTATCGATCATTTTTTGCTGATCGTTTGGTGTCTTGTTACATGTCTTGTTCCACGCAACCAGCTTGTCAAAGTTTAAACTACAATCTTGCTGACAAGACTTGCGAATTCAACAACGATACGAAGCATTTTCGGCCCAAGTATTTTGTGGAGAAGCCAACATACGTTTATGCGGACAACCCCGACTCAG AACGTCCATGGCGAAGGCTGAATTCAAACCCAGTGTGTTTTGGAGCCAAAGATAACCAATTTGGTGCGTTTGTGGTTGAAGTCGGTGGCCATATTGATGCTGTTAAACTGATTCATCTCCATGGGCAAGTATCCTGCGATGTGTCAAAAGGTCGGTGGTCGAACTGGGGTTGCAGTGGCGCGAAAAACTTACTAGTGTTTTTAACGAACTCCACTGACGATATTCTAATACCCAAGTTGGAGGGGGGAgcattcaaatacaaaattgatGGGTATAATTCAAATTCCTCGGAGATCATATGGAAAGACTTCTCAAGTCCCATTCGTCTCACTTCTGGACAAGAGTTGCGTCTTTGGCACAGCGCGCATTTGATGGACAATAGGGAATCGAAAAATGATGGCACTTCCTGCTCTGATGTCTTTGCGCTGTATCTCTAA